Proteins from a single region of Sneathiella aquimaris:
- a CDS encoding FAD-binding oxidoreductase, whose product MSLHPEKLETVKSKLQKILGDRCTTAHSVLHQHGTDESWHIPCPPDIVCFAHSTEEVSRIVKICADNQVPIIPFGAGTSLEGHINAVEGGVCIDLGQMNEILKVNTEDLDCTVQPGVRRKQLNEYLRDTGLFFPIDPGADASIGGMASTRASGTNAVRYGTMRENILNLTVVLPDGKIIKTGGRAKKSAAGYDLTKLYIGSEGTLGIITEITLRLYGIPEAIAAATVSFEDIENAVQSVILTIQTGVPIARIELLDDVQVDAINKYSGLDLPVQPLLFLEFHGSEQGVKEQSEMVRSICDDFGARDFTWTVQAEDRTKLWQARHDAAYAAKALRPNASIWATDVCVPISRLADCIMQTKADLDESDLIAPIVGHVGDGNFHLAFVLDKDRPEEFEEAERINGRLIQRALEMEGTCTGEHGVGLGKRKYLKQELGDAVDVMRALKMALDPQNIMNPGKII is encoded by the coding sequence ATGTCATTACATCCGGAAAAACTGGAAACTGTAAAATCCAAGTTGCAGAAAATCTTGGGAGACAGATGTACGACGGCGCATTCTGTTCTGCACCAGCATGGCACAGATGAAAGTTGGCATATACCGTGCCCTCCCGACATTGTTTGTTTTGCGCACTCGACAGAAGAGGTCTCGCGAATTGTAAAGATTTGCGCAGATAATCAGGTTCCGATTATCCCTTTCGGCGCAGGCACGTCCCTGGAAGGACATATCAACGCTGTTGAAGGCGGGGTCTGTATTGATCTGGGACAGATGAATGAAATCCTGAAGGTCAATACTGAAGACCTTGATTGTACAGTGCAGCCCGGCGTCCGGCGCAAGCAACTGAACGAATATTTGCGGGATACAGGTTTGTTTTTTCCGATTGATCCGGGTGCAGATGCCTCCATCGGTGGCATGGCGTCCACGCGGGCGTCCGGTACCAATGCGGTACGTTACGGTACGATGCGCGAAAATATTCTCAACTTGACTGTGGTCTTGCCGGACGGGAAGATCATCAAAACGGGCGGCCGGGCTAAAAAAAGCGCAGCTGGATATGATCTGACCAAACTGTATATTGGTTCCGAGGGAACGCTAGGGATCATTACGGAAATTACGTTGCGCCTTTATGGTATTCCCGAAGCAATTGCAGCAGCAACCGTTTCATTTGAAGATATCGAAAATGCCGTTCAGTCCGTTATTCTGACCATTCAAACGGGCGTGCCAATTGCTCGGATCGAATTGTTGGATGATGTTCAGGTGGATGCTATCAACAAATATTCCGGTTTGGATCTTCCTGTGCAGCCTCTTTTATTTCTGGAGTTTCATGGCAGTGAACAAGGCGTCAAAGAACAGTCCGAAATGGTGAGAAGTATATGCGATGATTTTGGAGCCCGCGATTTCACCTGGACAGTTCAGGCGGAAGACCGAACAAAATTGTGGCAGGCCCGTCACGATGCTGCTTACGCTGCAAAAGCTTTGCGGCCCAATGCATCCATATGGGCAACCGATGTGTGTGTTCCAATTTCAAGGCTTGCCGATTGTATTATGCAAACCAAAGCGGATCTTGATGAAAGTGATTTGATCGCGCCAATTGTTGGTCATGTTGGCGACGGCAATTTTCACTTGGCGTTTGTTCTCGATAAGGACCGCCCGGAAGAATTTGAAGAGGCCGAACGGATCAATGGGCGATTAATTCAACGGGCCTTGGAAATGGAAGGGACTTGCACCGGAGAGCATGGCGTCGGGTTGGGTAAACGAAAATACCTAAAACAAGAGCTTGGTGATGCTGTCGATGTAATGCGCGCCCTGAAGATGGCGCTGGATCCTCAGAATATCATGAATCCAGGTAAAATTATTTAA
- a CDS encoding pentapeptide repeat-containing protein → MILSIFWERLMKAVLLLSTFLVSLSPIALAMSDSDMNTLKETGKCSECNLKGSKLQSLIMPGSDLSSSNLRDAILKDINLENANLQDTDLRRADLEKANLKNANMQEATLRNTDLEKANLNGANLQEADLREVDLENATGQNSNFSEADLRNANMKRSDFSNANFSSAKMTSANLKRATLKNAVFTKARMKDVRLSRADLENADLSGALLGRTVFFRANLTNAKFGDANLDDAILWGAKLSGADLSGVEDLKQEQLENACGNKQTKLPKGLSIPNCEAD, encoded by the coding sequence ATGATCCTGTCCATCTTCTGGGAGCGTCTTATGAAAGCCGTGTTGTTACTCTCGACATTTCTTGTTTCTCTATCACCAATCGCATTGGCGATGAGTGATTCCGATATGAATACTTTAAAAGAAACCGGCAAATGTTCAGAATGCAACCTGAAAGGCTCGAAGCTTCAATCCTTGATTATGCCCGGTTCTGATCTTTCCAGCAGTAATTTGCGAGATGCCATTCTGAAAGATATCAATCTGGAAAACGCCAATCTACAGGACACGGATCTAAGACGCGCTGATCTTGAAAAAGCGAACCTGAAGAATGCCAATATGCAGGAAGCAACACTTCGCAATACGGATCTTGAAAAAGCAAATCTGAACGGCGCGAACTTGCAAGAGGCTGATTTGAGAGAAGTTGATCTGGAAAATGCGACCGGACAGAACAGCAACTTTTCGGAAGCTGATTTGCGGAATGCCAATATGAAGCGGAGTGACTTCTCCAACGCAAATTTCTCATCTGCCAAGATGACGAGTGCTAATCTTAAACGCGCCACTCTGAAGAACGCAGTCTTTACGAAAGCCCGCATGAAAGACGTGCGATTGAGCCGCGCTGATCTGGAGAATGCGGATCTTTCCGGGGCTTTGCTAGGTAGAACCGTTTTCTTTCGGGCAAATCTGACGAATGCTAAATTTGGAGACGCCAATCTGGATGACGCCATTCTTTGGGGTGCAAAACTTTCAGGTGCGGATCTGAGTGGTGTTGAAGACCTGAAACAGGAGCAACTCGAAAATGCCTGCGGGAATAAACAGACTAAATTACCGAAAGGCCTGTCTATTCCCAACTGTGAAGCTGATTAA
- a CDS encoding HAD-IA family hydrolase: MITAVLWDFGGVLTTSPFEAFNRFEKEHGLPENFLRTVNSTNPDTNAWAKFERSEISAEEFDGLFQSESSSLGHSVAGKEVIALLSGDIRPKMVAALKEISKDRKCYCLTNNVPAGQGPGMSRSEEARAAVAEVMSLFDEVIESSKIGMRKPDPKIYEYACNRMGVSADEVLYLDDLGINLKPAALMGMKTIKVISEQQALTDLGRALGQTYL; encoded by the coding sequence ATGATAACTGCAGTCCTTTGGGATTTTGGTGGAGTGCTGACAACAAGCCCATTTGAGGCATTTAACAGGTTCGAAAAAGAACACGGACTTCCAGAGAATTTTCTAAGAACAGTTAATTCTACCAACCCTGACACCAATGCTTGGGCCAAGTTCGAGAGAAGTGAAATCTCGGCGGAAGAATTCGATGGACTGTTTCAGAGCGAAAGTTCATCACTTGGTCATTCTGTTGCTGGCAAAGAAGTGATTGCGTTGCTGTCAGGTGATATTCGGCCTAAAATGGTGGCGGCGCTAAAGGAAATTTCCAAGGACAGAAAGTGTTATTGTTTAACAAACAATGTTCCGGCAGGCCAAGGCCCGGGAATGAGCCGGTCAGAGGAAGCGCGTGCTGCCGTCGCCGAGGTAATGTCCCTTTTCGATGAAGTGATCGAATCCAGTAAAATTGGAATGCGTAAACCAGATCCAAAAATTTACGAATATGCCTGTAATCGTATGGGGGTATCAGCCGATGAAGTTCTGTATTTGGATGATCTTGGCATAAACCTGAAGCCCGCAGCCTTAATGGGCATGAAGACAATTAAGGTCATTAGTGAACAGCAGGCACTTACCGATCTTGGTCGCGCACTAGGGCAAACGTATCTTTAA
- a CDS encoding NAD(P)H-dependent flavin oxidoreductase, with protein MNRFLEHTGAEYPIIQAPMGWIAGSQLASAVCNAGGLGIIETSSRETENCIAEIKKMKELTDRPFGINLPLLFLKDQNMINFVADSGVKFVTTSAGNPEKLIEILKAKDIIVYHAVPTVKAALKAVEAGVDGLVVEGGEGGGFKNPEEVSLQVLLQAIRDKVDVPMVAAGGTVDGRGMAAAFSLGAEAIQMGTRFVSATESPVHLNYKNAIIDAEDTGTLVLNKKATPCIRALKTELTKEIYEEGRMPADMFARIKELYFDGNMEASAGLSGQSAALIMGQKSAEDIINETISGFREICSRMGKMSEGGF; from the coding sequence ATGAACAGATTTCTTGAACATACCGGCGCAGAATATCCGATTATCCAGGCCCCAATGGGGTGGATTGCCGGGTCACAGCTTGCATCTGCGGTGTGTAACGCAGGAGGGCTCGGCATTATCGAAACCTCTTCTCGTGAGACCGAAAATTGCATAGCTGAAATTAAAAAAATGAAAGAGCTTACAGATCGGCCTTTCGGGATCAACCTTCCTCTTCTTTTCCTTAAAGATCAGAATATGATCAACTTCGTTGCAGACAGTGGGGTGAAATTCGTAACGACTTCTGCGGGAAATCCGGAAAAACTGATCGAAATTCTAAAGGCGAAAGATATTATCGTGTATCACGCAGTGCCAACGGTCAAGGCCGCCCTGAAAGCCGTAGAGGCGGGTGTAGATGGTCTTGTTGTCGAAGGCGGTGAAGGGGGTGGGTTTAAGAACCCGGAAGAAGTTTCCTTGCAGGTCTTGCTGCAGGCGATCCGTGACAAGGTCGATGTCCCAATGGTCGCGGCTGGGGGAACTGTTGATGGGCGGGGAATGGCCGCGGCCTTTAGTTTGGGCGCTGAGGCCATTCAAATGGGGACCCGTTTTGTCTCTGCCACGGAAAGCCCGGTGCATCTGAACTATAAGAATGCGATTATAGACGCTGAAGACACGGGAACTTTGGTCCTGAATAAAAAGGCAACGCCCTGCATACGGGCGTTGAAAACGGAACTTACGAAAGAGATTTATGAAGAAGGCCGCATGCCTGCGGACATGTTTGCGCGCATCAAAGAATTGTACTTTGATGGTAATATGGAGGCAAGCGCTGGTCTTTCAGGTCAATCCGCTGCGTTGATCATGGGGCAAAAGTCAGCGGAAGACATCATCAACGAAACGATTAGCGGTTTTCGCGAAATTTGCTCCCGCATGGGCAAAATGTCAGAAGGCGGCTTCTAG
- a CDS encoding adenylate/guanylate cyclase domain-containing protein: MTTSTQRKLTTILCADVVGYSRLMGQDEEGTLAQLKKARTLFTTNIADYSGRVINFTGDAVIAEFGSVVQAVQFAAFIQESIHKESQETKDPEALFFRIGLNLGDVIIEGNDIFGDGVNVAARLEALAPTGGVCLSGTVYDHVKGKLNNKFTYLGQKEVKNIESTIDVYVLEVAGAAKPNKIPDPKIDRVHRSSSTEDKDRLEEEKIRRYVRRQAAFYRRTFFTGALIIFLLMINLITNPSYFWFIWPAMPLLFILSLDAMRVFGKGHWAENWEEKHVNRMKTQKGLHRSHSSSKD, encoded by the coding sequence ATGACTACGTCGACACAGCGCAAACTGACAACAATCCTGTGCGCAGACGTTGTGGGGTACAGCCGTCTGATGGGTCAGGATGAAGAAGGGACGCTGGCGCAGCTCAAGAAAGCCCGGACACTTTTCACCACTAATATTGCTGATTATTCCGGCAGAGTTATTAATTTTACCGGGGACGCTGTCATTGCCGAGTTTGGAAGTGTTGTCCAGGCTGTGCAGTTTGCGGCCTTCATTCAGGAAAGCATCCATAAGGAAAGCCAGGAAACAAAAGACCCTGAAGCGTTATTTTTCAGAATTGGTCTTAACCTTGGGGATGTCATTATTGAAGGAAATGACATTTTCGGGGATGGCGTTAATGTGGCCGCCCGACTTGAAGCGCTAGCACCAACCGGTGGGGTTTGCCTGTCTGGTACCGTGTATGATCATGTTAAGGGAAAACTGAACAATAAATTTACCTACCTCGGTCAAAAAGAAGTAAAAAACATCGAGAGTACGATCGACGTTTATGTGTTGGAGGTCGCAGGGGCTGCAAAACCAAATAAAATTCCTGACCCTAAGATTGACCGCGTACATCGGTCATCATCCACGGAAGATAAAGATCGTCTGGAAGAAGAGAAAATCCGAAGGTATGTCCGACGACAGGCAGCTTTTTACAGGCGGACCTTTTTCACCGGGGCTCTGATCATTTTTCTATTAATGATCAACCTGATAACCAACCCGTCCTATTTTTGGTTCATTTGGCCTGCAATGCCCTTGCTTTTTATACTTTCACTCGATGCCATGCGAGTATTTGGGAAAGGTCACTGGGCCGAAAATTGGGAAGAAAAGCATGTCAATCGGATGAAGACCCAAAAGGGCCTTCACCGTTCGCATTCCTCTTCAAAAGACTAG
- a CDS encoding haloalkane dehalogenase: MSETMKYKKEFATIRGLKMAYVEEGEGDPIVFLHGNPTSSYLWRNIMPQLEGKGRLIAPDLIGMGDSEKLPKSDENSYTFAEHKAFLKDLLQYLDVTSNVTLVLHDWGSALGFDWANNNRQAMKAIAYMEAIVQPINSWEDWPEDARGIFQSLRSSAGEEMILQKNVFVERILPASIMRPLSDVEKREYGRPFRREGEERRPTLTWPRQIPIAGEPADVVDIVQEYANWMSQNDLPKLFINAEPGSILVGTARDFCRRWPNQTEVTVKGIHFIQEDSPNEIGQALSEFIK, from the coding sequence ATGTCAGAGACCATGAAATACAAAAAAGAATTCGCAACCATTCGTGGCCTGAAAATGGCATATGTCGAAGAGGGCGAAGGAGATCCCATTGTATTTTTACATGGGAACCCCACCAGTTCCTATTTATGGCGCAACATAATGCCTCAGCTGGAAGGCAAGGGCCGATTGATTGCCCCCGATCTGATCGGGATGGGCGATTCAGAAAAGTTGCCCAAAAGCGACGAAAACAGCTATACCTTTGCCGAACATAAGGCCTTTCTGAAAGACCTTCTTCAATATTTGGACGTTACCAGCAACGTCACCTTGGTTTTGCATGACTGGGGTTCTGCCTTAGGCTTCGACTGGGCTAACAATAACCGGCAGGCTATGAAGGCCATCGCCTATATGGAAGCCATTGTTCAACCGATAAACAGCTGGGAGGATTGGCCAGAAGATGCCCGCGGTATTTTCCAGTCGCTCCGCAGCTCCGCCGGCGAAGAGATGATTTTGCAAAAAAACGTTTTTGTTGAACGGATCTTACCGGCCTCCATCATGAGACCGCTAAGCGATGTTGAAAAACGCGAATATGGTCGTCCATTTCGCCGCGAGGGAGAAGAGCGGCGCCCGACACTGACCTGGCCGCGACAAATTCCCATCGCCGGCGAACCAGCGGATGTTGTAGATATTGTTCAGGAATATGCAAACTGGATGAGCCAAAACGATCTTCCAAAACTATTTATTAATGCGGAACCCGGTTCCATTTTAGTGGGCACCGCTCGCGATTTTTGCCGCCGCTGGCCTAACCAAACAGAAGTCACGGTTAAGGGAATTCACTTCATCCAGGAAGACAGCCCAAATGAAATCGGGCAGGCCCTCTCAGAGTTTATAAAGTAA
- a CDS encoding M48 family metallopeptidase: MRLSTFAAPFLFLIAGACATDTNVPTGRLAPGHEPNLKSTEAGLWFQVNKLEKKLASSNLVERDPELNTYLKSVICKLSTEHCADFKIYVLKHPYFNATMAPNGTMHVWTGLLLRAESEDQLAAVLGHEMAHYLYRHSLKKYNNAKQLTDFLTFFNIATGGFGVGFVGLAASIGVAGSLYSYSRELETEADQEGLLIMHQAGYNPDAAANLWERIKEEKEAQEKAEAEGDGDEEDTSSVFWQTHPPTEERVKNLRLHADKLKTEGDPPFTNQAIEFDRMVRRFWHGWMQEFISTQAYEQALVVLDRLEERGFNAFEVEFFRGEIFRLRSDEEDLEKAMMHYQKASEDVPAPLKTLKHMGLVAKRQKKPEQAMKYFSQYLMQNPAASDEGLVRTYISQLRK, from the coding sequence ATGAGGCTATCCACCTTTGCGGCGCCCTTTCTATTTTTGATTGCGGGTGCATGTGCGACGGATACCAACGTTCCTACGGGGCGGCTTGCCCCTGGGCATGAGCCGAACCTTAAATCGACGGAAGCGGGGCTTTGGTTTCAGGTCAATAAGCTGGAGAAAAAACTGGCGAGCAGTAATCTGGTGGAACGGGATCCAGAACTGAATACCTACTTAAAATCCGTAATATGCAAATTATCAACAGAACATTGCGCGGACTTCAAGATATATGTTCTAAAGCATCCGTATTTTAACGCAACAATGGCTCCAAATGGCACGATGCATGTCTGGACCGGGTTATTGTTGCGGGCGGAAAGCGAAGATCAGCTCGCGGCGGTCCTCGGCCATGAAATGGCCCACTATCTTTATCGGCATTCCTTAAAAAAGTACAATAATGCCAAGCAATTGACCGATTTTCTGACTTTTTTCAATATTGCGACCGGAGGGTTCGGGGTTGGTTTTGTCGGGCTTGCCGCGTCCATTGGTGTGGCCGGAAGTCTTTACTCCTATTCGCGGGAACTTGAAACTGAAGCAGATCAGGAGGGTTTGCTTATAATGCATCAGGCGGGATACAATCCTGATGCTGCAGCAAACTTGTGGGAACGGATAAAAGAAGAAAAAGAAGCTCAGGAGAAGGCGGAAGCCGAAGGAGATGGCGATGAAGAAGACACATCAAGTGTGTTCTGGCAGACCCACCCCCCAACCGAAGAGCGCGTTAAGAATTTGCGACTTCATGCAGATAAGCTGAAGACTGAAGGAGATCCTCCTTTTACCAATCAAGCAATTGAGTTTGATCGGATGGTTCGGCGTTTTTGGCATGGCTGGATGCAAGAATTCATTTCCACACAAGCTTATGAGCAGGCTCTCGTCGTCTTGGACAGACTGGAAGAACGCGGTTTTAACGCTTTTGAAGTTGAGTTCTTCAGAGGGGAGATTTTCCGTTTGCGTTCGGATGAGGAAGATCTGGAAAAAGCAATGATGCATTATCAGAAAGCTTCCGAGGATGTTCCGGCTCCACTCAAAACACTTAAACACATGGGACTTGTCGCAAAAAGACAAAAGAAGCCTGAGCAGGCCATGAAATATTTTAGTCAATATCTGATGCAAAACCCGGCTGCCTCTGACGAGGGTCTGGTTCGAACCTATATTTCTCAGTTGAGGAAATAA
- a CDS encoding serine hydrolase domain-containing protein — MKKITSAPIEALLSKFIDKNLIAGGVAGVISTHDLPCTVTAGLADQGEVRQMAEDALFRIYSMTKPITSLAAMMLWEAGKFDLDDPVARYLPSFENTRILIPGEGETPASRQMTIRHVLTHTAGITLPAFSDDPLSDLYRKQALDGMRSKGNLAEVIDRLGAMPVLFEPGSRWKYSMATDILGRLVEIWSGLDFRDFLKDRIFSPLEMTETDFTTDISQKNRMTTNYEVSTRGIVGVVDPAQKSAFYQQPEFWSGSGGLVSTYQDFAKFMQLFLNDGRVGEHQLVRPETIASMTKNHLGGSMDDLGAGEFNFMSWDGIGFGLGFYVVDEPEKAAFPSPAGEYGWTGAAGTLFFINPILKIGGLLMVQHMPGNIYSLRSEFRRAVYDSVFAM; from the coding sequence ATGAAAAAAATAACATCTGCACCTATTGAAGCGTTACTGTCGAAATTCATTGACAAAAATCTTATTGCCGGCGGGGTGGCTGGCGTTATTAGCACGCACGATCTGCCTTGCACAGTTACGGCCGGACTTGCGGATCAGGGGGAGGTTCGTCAGATGGCTGAAGATGCGTTATTTCGCATCTATTCCATGACTAAGCCTATCACCAGTCTTGCGGCCATGATGCTTTGGGAGGCGGGGAAATTTGATTTGGATGACCCGGTTGCACGGTATCTTCCAAGTTTTGAAAACACCCGGATACTGATCCCGGGGGAAGGTGAAACGCCCGCGTCCCGGCAAATGACCATCCGTCATGTTCTTACCCATACCGCGGGCATAACCTTACCCGCCTTCAGTGATGATCCACTTTCAGATCTTTATAGAAAACAGGCGCTGGATGGTATGAGAAGCAAGGGTAATTTGGCAGAAGTGATTGATCGGCTGGGGGCTATGCCGGTTCTGTTCGAGCCGGGGAGCCGTTGGAAATACAGTATGGCAACTGATATTCTGGGACGGTTGGTTGAGATATGGAGTGGTCTGGATTTTCGCGATTTTCTAAAGGATCGAATATTCTCGCCCTTAGAGATGACAGAAACGGACTTTACCACAGACATTTCACAAAAGAACCGCATGACGACCAATTATGAAGTGTCAACGCGCGGGATCGTTGGGGTGGTTGATCCAGCCCAGAAAAGTGCGTTCTATCAGCAGCCGGAATTTTGGTCCGGGTCGGGCGGGTTGGTCTCCACCTATCAGGATTTTGCAAAATTTATGCAGCTTTTTTTAAATGACGGAAGGGTCGGGGAGCATCAGCTTGTTCGGCCTGAAACGATCGCTTCTATGACTAAAAATCACCTAGGGGGCAGCATGGATGATTTGGGGGCGGGTGAATTTAATTTCATGTCGTGGGACGGTATTGGTTTTGGCTTGGGTTTTTACGTTGTTGATGAGCCTGAAAAAGCAGCATTTCCGTCTCCTGCCGGTGAGTATGGTTGGACAGGGGCGGCAGGGACGCTGTTTTTCATCAACCCGATCTTAAAAATTGGGGGATTGTTAATGGTGCAGCATATGCCCGGAAATATTTATTCTTTGCGGTCTGAATTTCGGCGTGCAGTCTATGATTCAGTGTTTGCAATGTAA
- a CDS encoding NADP-dependent oxidoreductase — translation MSAQNKQYKLAARPVGLPKDSDWEFSQSDIPKAEDGQVVVRVHYVSLDPAMRGWMNDARSYIPPVGLGEVMRAGTVGEVVESNNPAFRVGEFVTGYHGVQQYGVSDGKDLVKVDPNLAPLESYLGGLGMPGLTAYFGLTDVGAVKEGDTVLVSGAAGAVGAMVGQIAKIKGARAVGIAGGSEKCKYVIEELGFDACVDYKSDRFLKDLNEAVNTGVDVYFDNVGGEILDAALARLNRHARVVICGAISQYNNTTPVRGPANYLTLLVQHARMEGFVVFDYVDQYAEGVKQLATWYSQGQLKFKEHIDEGIENFPSTLLKLFSGENFGKLVLKVIEE, via the coding sequence ATGTCTGCTCAGAATAAACAATACAAATTGGCAGCGCGGCCAGTGGGACTTCCTAAAGACAGTGACTGGGAGTTTTCACAATCTGATATCCCGAAGGCGGAGGACGGTCAGGTTGTCGTCCGGGTGCATTATGTCTCTCTTGATCCGGCAATGCGCGGTTGGATGAACGACGCACGGTCTTATATTCCGCCCGTCGGACTGGGTGAAGTGATGCGGGCAGGGACCGTTGGAGAGGTTGTTGAAAGTAACAATCCAGCCTTCAGGGTCGGCGAATTTGTCACCGGATATCACGGGGTTCAGCAGTATGGTGTTTCAGATGGCAAAGATCTTGTAAAAGTCGATCCAAATCTTGCGCCTTTGGAAAGTTATCTTGGTGGCTTGGGCATGCCGGGACTAACCGCGTATTTCGGCCTGACGGATGTCGGCGCCGTTAAAGAAGGTGATACGGTGCTTGTTTCTGGTGCAGCGGGCGCGGTTGGGGCCATGGTCGGGCAAATCGCCAAAATCAAAGGCGCGCGGGCTGTGGGTATTGCTGGTGGTTCAGAGAAGTGTAAATACGTTATCGAAGAGCTGGGTTTCGATGCCTGCGTTGACTATAAATCTGATCGATTTCTAAAAGACTTGAACGAAGCGGTGAACACAGGTGTTGATGTTTATTTTGACAATGTGGGCGGTGAAATTCTTGATGCGGCGCTTGCCCGTCTCAATCGTCACGCCCGTGTAGTGATTTGTGGTGCGATTTCTCAGTACAATAACACGACACCGGTTCGCGGGCCGGCAAACTACCTCACCCTTCTTGTTCAACATGCAAGAATGGAAGGGTTCGTTGTATTTGATTATGTGGATCAATATGCAGAAGGTGTAAAACAATTGGCAACCTGGTACAGTCAGGGACAGCTTAAATTCAAAGAGCATATTGACGAAGGAATTGAGAATTTTCCATCAACCCTGCTGAAACTATTCAGTGGTGAAAATTTTGGAAAACTCGTTCTCAAGGTGATTGAAGAATAA
- a CDS encoding peptide chain release factor 3, translating into MSLLEDRVANRRTFAIIAHPDAGKTTLTEKLLLFGGAIQLAGAVKTRGEQRRARSDWMKVERERGISVASSVMTFDYEGKTFNLLDTPGHEDFSEDTYRTLTAVDSAVMVLDGAKGIETQTRKLFEVCRLRDMPIATFINKFDREALDPFELLDDIEQTLALDVVPASWPIGMGRNFLGCYDLFNDRLVLVSKDKNNHLDEGIVCNGIDDPKLDELLPAEYVEKLREDVEMIRELCPKFDQQAFLEGTMTPVYFGSAINNFGVETLLNGLTLMAPSPRPAPTADRDIAPTEKKVSGFIFKIQANMDPKHRDRIAFMRLVSGHFKRGAKLKHIRSSKTMAIHNPVLFLAQDRELAEEAWPGDIIGIPNHGNLRIGDALTEGEEIRFTGIPSFAPELLQKVRPVDPMRAKHLGRALIQIAEEGAARAFKTRMGSDWVVGVVGGLQFEVLADRIRTEYDIPVNFEQTELYTARWVEHPDHNELKKFIDANQASLAEDHDDAPVFLARNAWHLERAEKDWPEIKFQKTKEQLT; encoded by the coding sequence ATGAGTTTGCTTGAAGATCGTGTCGCCAATCGGCGAACCTTTGCCATTATTGCGCATCCGGATGCGGGTAAGACGACCCTTACGGAAAAACTTCTGTTGTTTGGGGGTGCCATTCAGCTTGCTGGTGCCGTTAAAACACGGGGTGAGCAACGTCGTGCACGATCAGATTGGATGAAGGTTGAACGCGAACGGGGTATCTCGGTCGCTTCATCAGTGATGACTTTTGATTATGAAGGCAAGACGTTCAACTTGCTGGATACACCAGGCCATGAAGATTTCAGTGAAGACACCTATCGCACCCTGACGGCAGTAGACAGCGCTGTTATGGTTCTGGATGGTGCAAAAGGTATCGAAACACAGACCCGAAAATTGTTCGAGGTTTGCCGTCTTCGCGATATGCCAATTGCTACTTTCATTAACAAGTTTGACCGTGAAGCACTGGATCCGTTTGAACTTTTGGATGACATCGAACAGACACTGGCCTTGGATGTTGTGCCCGCCAGTTGGCCCATTGGAATGGGTCGGAACTTTCTGGGTTGTTATGATCTGTTTAATGATCGTTTGGTTCTGGTCAGTAAAGACAAAAACAATCACTTGGACGAAGGCATTGTTTGCAACGGGATTGATGATCCAAAGCTGGATGAATTATTGCCTGCTGAATATGTTGAAAAACTGCGGGAAGATGTCGAGATGATCCGCGAGTTATGCCCCAAGTTTGATCAACAGGCTTTTCTGGAAGGGACCATGACACCGGTCTATTTTGGAAGCGCGATCAATAATTTTGGCGTTGAGACCCTACTAAATGGTTTGACCCTTATGGCGCCATCTCCACGGCCCGCGCCAACAGCAGACCGCGATATTGCGCCGACTGAGAAAAAAGTCAGTGGTTTCATCTTTAAGATTCAAGCAAATATGGATCCAAAGCACAGGGACCGTATTGCCTTTATGCGTTTGGTTTCTGGCCATTTCAAGCGGGGGGCGAAACTGAAGCATATTCGCAGTTCCAAGACGATGGCGATCCATAATCCTGTTCTATTTCTTGCTCAGGACCGGGAACTGGCTGAAGAGGCATGGCCGGGCGATATTATCGGTATTCCAAATCATGGCAATTTGCGAATAGGTGATGCGCTAACGGAGGGCGAAGAAATTCGGTTTACCGGCATACCGAGTTTTGCGCCGGAATTGCTGCAAAAAGTGCGACCCGTCGATCCAATGCGGGCAAAGCATCTTGGCCGAGCCCTGATCCAGATCGCAGAGGAAGGTGCTGCGCGGGCCTTTAAAACGCGTATGGGGTCGGACTGGGTCGTTGGTGTTGTTGGCGGCCTGCAATTTGAAGTATTGGCAGATCGTATTCGCACAGAATATGATATTCCCGTTAATTTCGAACAGACCGAGCTGTACACAGCCCGTTGGGTTGAGCATCCAGATCACAATGAGCTGAAGAAATTTATTGACGCCAACCAGGCGTCGCTGGCTGAAGACCATGACGATGCCCCTGTTTTCCTGGCCAGAAACGCCTGGCATTTGGAGCGGGCCGAAAAAGACTGGCCGGAAATTAAGTTCCAAAAGACAAAAGAGCAACTGACTTAG